tacatccgagAACGTGGTACCCGGAtttgttgttcgttccaagcttgaatagcagcttggTATCGTTCcacttcgttgttgatttcttcttggattgccggcACCGCCTCTTCTAACAATCGGGACATTTCAGCTTCGAAAAATGTTTGACGAGGAGGCATTTTGTCGAATTTTAGAAAGAGAAATGATGTAGAATGTATATGAAAATGgatggagtggtatttataaaaaaattcaatttttttttaaaaataaaaatttcgtTGCGGCCCGGCCTGAACACGAATTAACCCTGGGCCGGGCTGCGTTGCGTCCCGTCCCGAACCATCTAACGCGAGCCAGGGCCGGACCCCGGGACTGTCTCCAGGCCGCAAATCCTCCCCCTCCAACGCGACGCTCGGGCCATGACTCGCTTTTTGCGGCCCGGCCGCAAGCGTTAACGATGCTTTTAGGGTgccccactgctaatgctcttaatACTTACACCCAATCATTCTCTTTTCAATTAACAATATTgaccaacaactcctaaaatctcatgtcgaCTAAGAAATGTGTAATTTTAGtcggaatggagggagtagaaaaaatgaaatgagatatttagAGACTGTCCAAATATGACAATATGagctactccatccgtcccattcaagatagttacttttccttttttgtttgtctcaatcaagatgaccactttctaattttgaaataatcttttctctcctctctcctcattaaaatattcaacaacctttttcctttctactttattttatctaacaacacttcctaaaatctcatgttaTTTAAGAATGTagtcatcttgaatgagacggagATATTATTCAAAAGAGACGGAAGAGAGTTACGTTTTTATCATGCTATATATTTGAGAATTTAAAGTAAATTATTATCCTTATTAGTAGTAGAATTCTTGATTGAATAAGAAATCCTATTGGTATACGTGGGTGGGTAGAAAAATTGGGGTGGTGTGCAATAATGAAGGGTGGGATGGGACCCAGTGGCAGGGCGTGGGAGAGGACGAACATGACATTGTCGGTTGTTTTTTGTGTTCAGATCGATTGTTAATCTCATCATCAGTTGTTTCCcactcatctctctctcttccccacCTTAGCTTCATCACAAGCAACCAACCTGTCTCTTGTTGGATACTTAGTTGGCTGTTGGAACCACTGCAACACTCACTAGCTACTCAAATTCTTCCCAATTTTTCATTCCCCTCTTTCCCCTTTCTCTTCTTCACCCAAGCTTTAATAACCCTAGCTTAATTAGGTCTCTTTTCTCTCACTCAATTCCACTAATTAGGTCTTCCAATTAATGGACTTGGATGAGAGGGTTGTTGGGATTTGCACTACAAGTCTCAATAATGCTACTATCTTATTATTAGTTTAATTTTTAGTGGTTGAGATAATATTTAGGGTTTATCAAGAATGTCTTTACCTGGCGAAGACAAAGAAATGGTGCAATTAGGGTCCGACCCGCATTCTGGCGGATCCAAACTACCCATCTACCGCGAGTGCCTCAAGAACCATGCCGCAGCCGTCGGCGGCAACGTCACCGACGGCTGCGGCGAGTTCATGCCGAGCGGCGACGACGGCACACTCGAGGCTCTCAAGTGCGCCGCCTGCAGCTGCCACCGCAACTTCCACCGGAGGGAGCCCGTGGCGGTGCACCCGCTCCCGTCCCCCTCCATGAGCCAGCACCACCACTGGAGCCCCATGGTGCAGCCGGTGAAGATGGCCTTCGCTGCCGCCACGGACTCGTCGAGCGAGGAGCTCAACTTCCACGCGGCCGTGGCGGCGGCGCCACCCCCGCCGCAGTTCGCGACGAGGAAGAGGTTCAGGACCAAGTTCACGGCGGAGCAGAAGGAGAAGATGCTGGAGTTTGCGGAGAAGTTGGGGTGGCGAATCCCCAGAGAAGACGACACCTCGGTGCAGAGATTCTGTGCCGAGGTTGGCGTCAAGAGGCAGGTTTTCAAAGTATGGATGCATAATAACaagacttcttcttcttccaaaaaAATCCCCCAACAATTTTAGAACTTTTAATTCTTGTATTGTCACattacttatttattattatcatctTTAATCGAATACGGAGTACTACATTACGCTACTCCCTTTTGTGTTATTATGAGttaagagagtaaagtaatgGAGAGTTTGTTGTTTCCAGTTTTAAGaacgttttattttttaacatgataatctaaaaaggaaaatattttatttttaatagaatAGTTTAATAGAATAGAGAGAGTATTAGTTTAGATGATGAGCATCGTATTCTATGTTGATATAGGGAATATGCAtgcttctttctttctattCTATTTACATtccttcaattttattttatatgttgaTATAGGGAGTATGTTTCATGTTATGGTTGTTTGATTAATGGTTTGGCTAGAGTTGTGGTTTCAACTgatattgcatttaatttacgtgtactaactcattcatattgatgatatattttaatatttgtaCATTTATGAATGCATAATTGGTCCATGTTTTTCCATAATAGaaaatttttgtaaattttagtttgtttttttatagatttctgtatgtattttttgtgcTGTATACGATTCAGCAGTATTTAGTGCTGCAAAGTTTCCAAGAGAAGCAATAGAACTCGTGCTATGAAAAAGCAAGCGAGTTTTATAGTGAATAATGAATTTTCACATTTAATGCAATTGGACTGTGAAGATCTTTTATTATACTTTTCCGTCCtctaaaatttgtcacttatttccatttctctctgtccctaaaaatttgtcacctttcactttaatcattttttgtagtgaatctcatattcaactaactcattcttactcacattttattataaaactaatatataaaattaggactcacatgccactaacttttttagctcactttctactacatttttttaaacccgtgccgagtcaaatggtgacaaattatggGGGACAGAGgggttattttatttttgatgttCTATGTTTTTGTGAAAACATATGAAGTTCCTCATTACAATGTGAATCAAGCTAACTAGCACAAGAAGTAAACCTTTTAACAATTTCACTTATGGACGCTTACTATGTGAATCAAGCTAGTGCATTGGGTTACGATTTAGCTCAGAGCATTAGCAATAGACGCCCTTCTCGGTGCCGAGCTACCGCCGTGCGGGACGGCGGTCGGGAAAGGTGCCATTGCTAACGCCGAGCTGTGGGGGAAGGGGAGAGGCCCCTGAGAGCACGGGCATGGCCGAGGAGCGCTCAGCTGTCGCTCGGCGCCTATTGCGCGCCAAACGACCGCtgtccttttttttaattatttcaatctatatatatacattttgtTGCAATTCATTTTATTCACGAACTCTAGAAGCAATGTGACCAGATAAAGGCCGTCCATCTACAAGAGCAATTTTCGCTCGAAGAACAACGGGCAGACCATGGACGATGTAAAAGAGTTGTCGTACCAGCAGTTCCCTGAGGCGGACAATTCGCATGTTTTAAGTATTGGGATGC
This genomic interval from Salvia splendens isolate huo1 chromosome 13, SspV2, whole genome shotgun sequence contains the following:
- the LOC121761032 gene encoding zinc-finger homeodomain protein 4-like isoform X1, whose product is MSLPGEDKEMVQLGSDPHSGGSKLPIYRECLKNHAAAVGGNVTDGCGEFMPSGDDGTLEALKCAACSCHRNFHRREPVAVHPLPSPSMSQHHHWSPMVQPVKMAFAAATDSSSEELNFHAAVAAAPPPPQFATRKRFRTKFTAEQKEKMLEFAEKLGWRIPREDDTSVQRFCAEVGVKRQVFKVWMHNNKTSSSSKKIPQQF
- the LOC121761032 gene encoding zinc-finger homeodomain protein 2-like isoform X2; this encodes MPSGDDGTLEALKCAACSCHRNFHRREPVAVHPLPSPSMSQHHHWSPMVQPVKMAFAAATDSSSEELNFHAAVAAAPPPPQFATRKRFRTKFTAEQKEKMLEFAEKLGWRIPREDDTSVQRFCAEVGVKRQVFKVWMHNNKTSSSSKKIPQQF
- the LOC121761032 gene encoding zinc-finger homeodomain protein 2-like isoform X3 yields the protein MPSGDDGTLEALKCAACSCHRNFHRREPVAVHPLPSPSMSQHHHWSPMVQPVKMAFAAATDSSSEELNFHAAVAAAPPPPQFATRKRFRTKFTAEQKEKMLEFAEKLGWRIPREDDTSVQRFCAEVGVKRQVFKVWMHNNKTSSSSKKIPQQF